One Cryobacterium psychrophilum DNA segment encodes these proteins:
- a CDS encoding NAD(P)H-dependent glycerol-3-phosphate dehydrogenase, translating to MKPKILPGTRVAVLGAGSWGTTFAKILADGGADVVLWARRPELAREISEARRNSDYLAGINLPVGLRATARLDLALAGAEYVFVSVPSQSLRENLILAEPFLAPGAVIVSLMKGVERTTGMRMSTVIEEVLPISPERIAAISGPNLALEIAKEQPTGAVVSSISLETAQAVAKLATNKYFRSYVNTDVIGTEFGGVLKNLIAVAIGIVDGVGFGENTKASIITRGLVEMTDFAVAYGAHPETLSGLAGLGDLIATCQSPLSRNNTAGRLLGQGYSIHDVVKQMQQTTEGLASVKPVLELAAAKGVAMPIVEQVRQVLDGTLNPRDIAPHLTTDSSEPQGERTKDGQAHGSAALWGAFKRTFDQLRNGGRGPGSD from the coding sequence TTGAAGCCTAAGATTTTGCCCGGCACCCGCGTTGCCGTACTCGGAGCGGGCAGTTGGGGCACCACCTTTGCGAAGATCCTCGCGGACGGTGGAGCTGACGTCGTGCTCTGGGCGCGCAGGCCCGAACTGGCGCGGGAAATCTCCGAGGCGCGTCGCAACAGCGACTACCTGGCGGGAATCAACCTTCCCGTCGGGCTGCGCGCGACCGCTCGACTCGACCTGGCCCTCGCCGGCGCCGAGTACGTGTTCGTCTCGGTGCCCAGCCAATCGCTGCGCGAGAACCTGATCCTTGCCGAGCCGTTCCTGGCGCCCGGCGCCGTGATCGTGTCGCTCATGAAGGGTGTTGAGCGCACGACCGGCATGCGCATGAGCACGGTGATCGAGGAGGTGCTGCCGATCTCCCCGGAGCGCATTGCCGCGATCTCCGGTCCGAACCTGGCTCTCGAAATTGCCAAGGAGCAGCCGACGGGCGCCGTGGTGTCGTCGATCAGCCTTGAGACCGCGCAGGCCGTGGCCAAGCTCGCCACCAACAAATACTTTCGTTCCTATGTGAACACCGACGTCATCGGTACCGAGTTCGGCGGGGTGTTGAAAAATCTCATCGCCGTCGCCATCGGAATCGTCGACGGCGTGGGATTCGGGGAGAACACCAAGGCCTCGATCATCACCAGGGGTCTCGTGGAAATGACCGACTTCGCGGTGGCCTATGGCGCGCATCCGGAAACGCTCTCCGGCCTGGCCGGGCTCGGTGACCTCATCGCCACCTGCCAGTCGCCCTTGTCGCGCAACAATACGGCCGGGCGGCTTCTGGGACAGGGCTACAGCATTCACGATGTGGTCAAGCAGATGCAACAAACCACGGAAGGGCTTGCGTCGGTCAAGCCCGTCCTGGAACTCGCCGCCGCCAAGGGGGTCGCCATGCCGATCGTCGAACAGGTTCGCCAGGTGCTCGATGGCACGCTGAACCCGCGGGATATTGCCCCGCACCTCACCACCGATTCCAGCGAACCGCAGGGCGAAAGGACGAAAGATGGACAAGCTCACGGTAGTGCTGCTCTTTGGGGGGCGTTCAAGCGAACATTCGATCAGCTGCGCAACGGCGGGCGGGGTCCTGGCAGCGATTGA
- a CDS encoding TerC/Alx family metal homeostasis membrane protein, whose amino-acid sequence MELALPLWFEVGSLVVLTLILVADLLLVYKRPHVPSIKEATLWVAFYVGLALVFALLMLILGDAEHAGQFLAGWLTEYSLSIDNLFVFVIIMARFSVPRKYQQEVLMVGIIIALVLRGIFILLGAQLIESYSWIFYIFGAFLLYTAIRQALNNEEEDEDQENGFIRLLRRRISISPTYDGSTIRTIIDGKKIFTPMLIVFLAIGTTDLIFALDSIPAIFGITTSPFIVFTANVFALMGLRQLYFLLGGLLERLEYLKYGIALILAFIGVKLVLHALHTNEVPFINGGNGVEWAPEIGTWTSLGVIVGSMAAATIASLIKARYEARTRGHTLSEEISQQIEH is encoded by the coding sequence GTGGAACTCGCTCTCCCGCTCTGGTTTGAAGTTGGATCGCTCGTCGTGCTCACGCTCATACTCGTGGCCGACCTGCTCCTGGTGTACAAACGCCCGCACGTCCCCTCCATCAAGGAAGCCACCCTCTGGGTGGCCTTTTATGTGGGACTCGCCCTCGTGTTCGCGTTGCTCATGCTGATTCTCGGCGACGCGGAGCATGCCGGGCAGTTCCTGGCCGGGTGGCTGACGGAATACAGCCTCAGCATCGACAATCTCTTCGTGTTCGTCATCATCATGGCGCGCTTTTCCGTGCCGAGGAAATACCAGCAGGAAGTGCTCATGGTGGGCATCATCATCGCCCTCGTGCTCCGCGGAATCTTCATTCTGCTCGGTGCGCAGCTCATCGAGAGCTACAGCTGGATCTTCTACATCTTCGGGGCCTTTCTGCTGTACACGGCCATCCGCCAGGCGCTCAACAACGAAGAAGAGGATGAGGATCAAGAGAACGGCTTCATCCGCTTGCTGCGCCGTAGAATCAGCATCTCGCCGACCTACGACGGGTCCACGATACGCACCATCATCGACGGCAAGAAGATCTTCACCCCCATGCTCATCGTGTTCCTTGCCATCGGCACGACCGACCTGATCTTCGCGCTCGACTCCATCCCCGCGATCTTCGGCATCACGACGAGCCCCTTCATCGTCTTCACCGCGAATGTGTTTGCACTCATGGGACTGCGCCAGCTCTACTTCCTGCTTGGCGGGCTGCTGGAACGTCTGGAGTACCTCAAGTACGGGATCGCGCTCATCCTGGCCTTCATCGGAGTCAAGCTCGTGCTGCACGCCCTGCACACGAACGAGGTTCCGTTCATCAACGGGGGCAACGGCGTGGAATGGGCGCCGGAAATCGGCACGTGGACCTCGCTGGGCGTGATCGTCGGCTCGATGGCCGCAGCCACCATTGCGAGCCTCATCAAAGCCCGCTACGAGGCCCGCACGCGGGGGCACACTCTTTCCGAAGAGATCTCCCAGCAGATCGAGCACTAG
- a CDS encoding ABC transporter ATP-binding protein: protein MPADWVIDAHDLEKSYGSGSSRFDALKGVSLQVAPGESIAIVGKSGSGKSTLMHLLALLDAPETGTIRVTGQDARSLSKRAVNELRNKEFGFVFQQFFLTPNVSVLDNVILPLKIAGIGGKARRTRGMEVLRQLELDDKAAKKATTLSGGQKQRVVIGRALVNNPRVIFADEPTGNLDSATGRTVEDILFALNRDQGITLVIVTHDEELAARCDRQIYISDGLIINETTSSPTRATHKHAAAHAAVKTEGGAA from the coding sequence ATGCCAGCCGATTGGGTAATCGACGCGCATGATCTGGAGAAATCCTATGGGTCGGGGTCGAGCCGTTTCGACGCGCTCAAGGGGGTCTCCCTACAGGTGGCGCCGGGAGAGAGCATCGCCATCGTCGGGAAGAGCGGATCCGGTAAGTCCACACTCATGCACCTGCTCGCCCTCCTCGACGCGCCAGAAACGGGCACGATTCGCGTGACCGGCCAGGACGCACGAAGCCTCTCCAAGCGGGCCGTCAATGAACTGCGCAACAAGGAATTCGGCTTCGTGTTCCAGCAGTTCTTCCTCACGCCCAACGTGAGCGTTCTCGACAACGTGATCCTGCCGCTGAAGATTGCCGGCATTGGCGGCAAGGCCCGCCGCACACGGGGCATGGAAGTTCTGCGCCAGCTCGAACTAGACGACAAGGCCGCAAAGAAGGCCACGACTCTCTCGGGCGGCCAGAAACAGCGCGTGGTCATCGGCCGCGCCCTCGTCAACAACCCCCGGGTGATCTTTGCCGACGAGCCCACAGGAAACCTCGACTCCGCGACCGGCCGCACGGTCGAAGACATCCTGTTCGCGCTCAACCGCGACCAGGGCATCACGCTGGTCATCGTCACCCACGACGAGGAGCTCGCCGCGCGCTGTGACCGCCAGATCTACATCAGCGACGGTCTCATCATCAACGAGACCACGTCGTCCCCCACCCGCGCCACACACAAACACGCCGCCGCACACGCCGCCGTCAAGACTGAAGGAGGTGCGGCATGA
- a CDS encoding MBL fold metallo-hydrolase: MKLTKLEHAALILEVGGQKLYIDPGSFTTALTETAGAAAVVITHEHPDHWTPDQLRRILEVNEGVPIYAPAGVAAAVATASARDDAPRGPPPHITVVRDGDTVTAGPFTLRFFGQTHAVIHESIPVVDNVGVLVNEELYYAGDSFTIPTDVQVGTLAVPAGAPWLKISEVIDYVLAVRPRRSFPTHEMVLSRAGKDLSNARIKAATQQGDGEFFPLEPGDVLDL, translated from the coding sequence ATGAAACTGACCAAGCTCGAGCATGCCGCACTCATCCTTGAAGTCGGAGGCCAGAAGCTTTACATCGACCCCGGATCGTTCACCACGGCGCTCACCGAGACGGCGGGGGCCGCGGCCGTCGTGATCACGCACGAGCACCCCGACCACTGGACACCCGACCAACTGCGTCGCATTCTCGAAGTGAACGAGGGCGTGCCCATCTATGCCCCCGCCGGCGTGGCTGCGGCCGTCGCCACGGCATCCGCTCGTGACGACGCACCGCGCGGGCCACCCCCGCACATCACTGTGGTGCGGGACGGCGACACGGTGACCGCGGGCCCGTTCACGCTGCGCTTCTTCGGCCAGACCCACGCCGTGATTCATGAGTCGATCCCGGTCGTTGACAACGTGGGCGTGCTCGTGAACGAGGAGCTCTACTACGCCGGTGATTCCTTCACGATTCCGACCGACGTGCAGGTGGGGACACTCGCCGTTCCCGCCGGGGCTCCCTGGTTGAAGATCAGCGAGGTGATCGACTACGTTCTCGCCGTGCGGCCGCGGCGCAGCTTTCCCACCCACGAGATGGTGCTCTCCCGCGCGGGGAAGGACCTGTCCAACGCGAGAATCAAGGCAGCGACGCAACAGGGCGACGGTGAGTTCTTCCCGCTCGAGCCGGGAGACGTGCTCGACCTGTAG
- a CDS encoding D-alanine--D-alanine ligase family protein gives MDKLTVVLLFGGRSSEHSISCATAGGVLAAIDRDRYRVIPVGITRAGAFVLEEDTPAKFGLDAAALPEVVDNGTRVQWPDSTSNRELTVTDAAGSRSLGSIDLVFPIMHGPFGEDGTIQGMLELLGLPYVGSGVLASALGMDKHFTKTVFQQASLPVAPWRTITADDWADAPGMAYAALEELGAPVFVKPARAGSSVGVSRVSSAEQLAEAMAVGLAEDNKVLIEAGLSGRELEVAVLQGRPGEPARASVAGEVLVTGRDFYDFEAKYLGAAGIELVCPAVLRHDELAEMQRMAIRAFEAIDGAGLARVDFFLTSDGWVINEINTMPGFTPISMFPSCWLASGYTYPQLIDELIAVALAHARHGS, from the coding sequence ATGGACAAGCTCACGGTAGTGCTGCTCTTTGGGGGGCGTTCAAGCGAACATTCGATCAGCTGCGCAACGGCGGGCGGGGTCCTGGCAGCGATTGACCGTGATCGGTATCGCGTCATCCCCGTGGGCATCACGCGCGCGGGAGCCTTCGTGCTCGAAGAAGACACCCCGGCCAAGTTCGGCCTCGACGCCGCGGCGCTCCCCGAGGTCGTCGACAACGGCACGCGGGTGCAGTGGCCCGACAGCACGAGCAACCGTGAGCTGACCGTCACGGATGCCGCCGGCTCACGTTCGCTGGGCAGCATCGACCTGGTCTTTCCGATCATGCACGGCCCGTTCGGCGAGGACGGCACCATCCAGGGAATGCTCGAACTTCTCGGGCTGCCCTACGTGGGTTCTGGCGTGCTCGCGTCAGCGCTCGGCATGGACAAGCACTTCACGAAAACCGTTTTTCAACAGGCCTCCCTTCCGGTGGCTCCCTGGCGCACGATCACGGCCGACGACTGGGCCGATGCCCCCGGCATGGCCTACGCGGCCCTGGAAGAACTCGGCGCACCCGTGTTCGTCAAGCCCGCGCGGGCCGGCTCGAGCGTGGGCGTCAGCCGGGTGTCGTCGGCCGAGCAACTTGCCGAAGCGATGGCGGTGGGCCTCGCCGAAGACAATAAGGTGCTCATTGAGGCCGGTCTCAGCGGACGCGAACTCGAGGTCGCGGTACTGCAGGGTCGCCCCGGGGAACCGGCGAGGGCATCCGTTGCGGGGGAAGTCCTGGTGACCGGCCGCGACTTCTACGACTTCGAAGCCAAATACCTGGGCGCAGCGGGCATCGAACTCGTGTGCCCGGCCGTTCTACGCCACGACGAACTCGCGGAGATGCAGCGGATGGCGATTCGCGCGTTCGAGGCGATCGACGGCGCCGGTCTCGCGCGAGTGGACTTCTTCCTCACCAGCGACGGCTGGGTGATCAACGAGATCAACACCATGCCCGGGTTCACGCCGATCTCGATGTTCCCGAGCTGCTGGCTGGCGAGCGGCTACACCTACCCGCAGCTCATTGACGAGCTCATCGCCGTCGCGCTCGCGCACGCCAGGCACGGCTCCTAG
- a CDS encoding lysophospholipid acyltransferase family protein yields MNTAARFKIVDGEKFPRTGAFVLAPNHYSEIDPVVMGVVSWKLGRQPRFLAKASVFKIPIVGRILRSSGQIPVQRGGSVRGSEPVKAAQRLVERGQMVVVYPEGTLTRDPDLWPMRGKTGAVRIALEQGIPIVPAAHWGTQHVMERYSKKISFFPRKTISVKIGDPVDLSAFQGRGLDTATLNEATAVVMHAITGLLEDLRNEKAPATRWNPAEHNQKETGRFEA; encoded by the coding sequence ATGAATACGGCCGCACGCTTCAAGATCGTCGACGGCGAAAAGTTTCCCCGCACCGGAGCCTTCGTTCTCGCGCCGAATCACTACAGCGAAATAGACCCCGTGGTGATGGGGGTCGTGTCGTGGAAGCTTGGACGCCAGCCTCGGTTCCTGGCGAAGGCATCCGTTTTCAAGATCCCGATCGTGGGACGAATCCTGCGCAGTTCGGGGCAGATACCGGTGCAGCGCGGGGGATCGGTGCGTGGCAGCGAGCCCGTGAAAGCGGCGCAGCGGCTCGTGGAACGCGGCCAGATGGTGGTCGTGTACCCCGAGGGCACTCTCACCCGTGACCCGGACCTGTGGCCCATGCGCGGCAAGACCGGCGCAGTGCGTATCGCCCTTGAGCAGGGCATTCCGATCGTGCCGGCTGCTCACTGGGGCACCCAGCACGTGATGGAGCGGTACTCCAAGAAGATCAGCTTCTTTCCGCGCAAGACGATCTCGGTGAAGATCGGCGACCCGGTCGACCTGAGCGCCTTCCAGGGCCGCGGCCTCGACACGGCCACGCTCAACGAGGCCACGGCCGTCGTGATGCACGCCATCACCGGCCTGCTCGAAGATCTACGAAACGAGAAGGCCCCGGCCACGCGCTGGAACCCGGCCGAACACAACCAGAAAGAGACCGGCCGTTTTGAAGCCTAA
- a CDS encoding PP2C family protein-serine/threonine phosphatase, producing the protein MVHVPVTGVSEITLLGGTAVCRYSARTDVGRVRKINEDSVMAQSPVFLVADGMGGHAQGDVASQTVVRVFDEHIERDVPSTPERILDAIHSSNDAVRDLSAVDDYGASVSGTTLAGVALVDAGDDVGYHWMAFNVGDSRIYTWDGEELLQLSVDHSAVQEMFDAGLITWEEAEKHPERNVITRAIGADEFVDADVWLQPASGYHTFLVCSDGLTKELEPSDIAQILKTHHPSEEDARGLADVLVDEALERGGRDNVSVVVIEATYVV; encoded by the coding sequence ATGGTGCACGTTCCCGTGACCGGTGTGAGCGAAATCACTCTTCTGGGTGGTACCGCGGTATGCCGGTACAGTGCGCGTACCGACGTGGGCCGCGTGCGAAAAATCAACGAGGACAGCGTGATGGCGCAATCCCCGGTCTTCCTCGTAGCCGACGGAATGGGTGGACACGCGCAGGGCGACGTGGCAAGCCAGACCGTGGTTCGGGTCTTTGACGAGCACATTGAGCGCGATGTGCCGTCTACCCCGGAGAGAATTCTCGACGCCATCCATTCCTCCAACGACGCGGTGCGCGACCTGAGCGCGGTCGATGACTACGGCGCGTCGGTCTCCGGCACGACACTTGCCGGCGTCGCACTCGTGGACGCGGGCGACGATGTGGGCTATCACTGGATGGCCTTCAACGTGGGGGACTCCCGCATCTATACCTGGGACGGCGAGGAACTCCTGCAGCTCAGCGTTGATCACTCGGCCGTGCAGGAGATGTTCGACGCCGGACTGATCACCTGGGAGGAAGCGGAGAAGCACCCGGAGCGCAACGTGATCACCCGTGCCATTGGTGCCGACGAGTTCGTCGACGCCGACGTGTGGCTGCAGCCGGCATCCGGTTACCACACCTTCCTCGTGTGCTCCGACGGCCTCACCAAAGAACTCGAACCCAGCGACATCGCGCAGATCCTGAAGACGCACCATCCGAGCGAAGAGGATGCGCGCGGCCTTGCTGATGTACTCGTGGATGAAGCGCTTGAGCGCGGCGGCCGGGACAACGTCAGCGTCGTCGTCATCGAGGCCACCTACGTGGTGTGA
- a CDS encoding DUF3515 family protein, whose amino-acid sequence MIPRSLALRSGAAATVLLGTLLLTACAPAVPLDPAADATNPACADVIVHLPESVSDQPERETNAQATGAWGDPATVLLHCGVTVPGPTTLPCLNVNGIDWIEDDSDAPLYRYTTYGRDPAVEIVIDSTAVSGTNTLVDLASAISGIPATAACVGADDVAIPTPAPSTAP is encoded by the coding sequence ATGATTCCCCGATCCCTGGCCCTGCGCTCCGGCGCCGCCGCTACCGTGCTGCTTGGCACGCTCCTGCTCACCGCATGCGCCCCCGCTGTTCCCCTGGACCCCGCGGCCGACGCCACGAATCCGGCCTGCGCGGATGTCATCGTGCACCTGCCGGAGTCGGTATCCGACCAGCCCGAACGCGAGACGAACGCGCAGGCCACCGGCGCATGGGGCGACCCAGCAACGGTTCTGCTCCACTGCGGCGTGACGGTACCTGGCCCGACGACGCTGCCGTGCCTCAACGTCAACGGCATCGATTGGATCGAAGACGACTCGGATGCCCCCCTCTACCGTTACACGACCTACGGTCGCGACCCCGCCGTTGAGATCGTGATCGACTCGACAGCCGTCAGCGGGACGAACACCCTCGTCGACCTGGCCAGTGCCATCTCCGGCATCCCGGCCACGGCGGCGTGTGTCGGCGCCGACGACGTGGCCATCCCCACCCCGGCGCCCTCCACAGCCCCGTAG
- the murA gene encoding UDP-N-acetylglucosamine 1-carboxyvinyltransferase, producing MGLTADKVTIRGGIPLVGRIEVKGAKNLVTKAMVAALLGETPSLLKDVPNISDVRIVRGLLEVHGVKVTEGDQPGDLILDPVDVESAHFAAIDAHAGSSRIPILFCGPLLHRLGEAFIPDLGGCHIGDRPIDFHLDVLRTFGAVVEKQPNGIRMSAPNGLKGAKVELPYPSVGATEQVLLTAVRAEGITELKNAAIEPEIMDLIHILQKMGAIITVDTDRVIRIEGVDHLDGFTHRALFDRNEAASWAAAALATEGDIFVGGARQPEMLTFLNVFRKVGGAFDIHDDGIRFYHPGGDLKPVIIETDVHPGFMTDWQQPLVIALTKAHGTSIVHETVYEQRFGFVDALQDMGATIQIHRECLGAHPCRFGQRNFNHSAVITGPTKLHGADVVVPDLRGGFSHLIAALSADGTSTVSNVGIISRGYENFIAKLRLLGADFDLEG from the coding sequence GTGGGACTGACCGCCGACAAGGTCACCATTCGTGGTGGCATCCCCCTCGTGGGGCGCATCGAAGTCAAGGGTGCCAAGAACCTCGTCACCAAGGCCATGGTCGCCGCGCTCCTGGGCGAAACACCGAGCCTGCTCAAAGACGTGCCCAACATCAGTGACGTGCGCATCGTGCGCGGCCTGCTCGAGGTGCACGGTGTCAAGGTCACCGAGGGCGACCAGCCCGGCGACCTTATCCTTGACCCGGTCGACGTGGAGAGCGCGCATTTCGCCGCCATCGACGCTCACGCCGGCTCCTCCCGCATCCCGATCCTGTTCTGTGGACCGCTGCTGCACCGCCTCGGCGAGGCGTTCATCCCCGACCTCGGTGGCTGCCACATCGGCGACCGCCCGATCGACTTCCACCTCGACGTGCTGCGTACCTTCGGCGCCGTCGTCGAAAAGCAGCCCAACGGCATCCGCATGTCCGCCCCGAACGGGCTCAAGGGTGCCAAGGTCGAACTGCCCTACCCGAGCGTCGGAGCCACGGAGCAGGTGCTGCTCACCGCGGTTCGTGCCGAGGGCATCACCGAACTCAAGAACGCCGCCATCGAGCCCGAGATCATGGACCTCATCCACATCTTGCAGAAGATGGGGGCCATCATCACGGTCGACACCGACCGGGTGATCCGCATCGAGGGTGTCGACCATCTCGACGGGTTCACGCACCGTGCCCTGTTCGACCGCAACGAGGCCGCCAGCTGGGCCGCCGCGGCTCTGGCCACCGAGGGCGACATCTTCGTCGGCGGCGCCCGCCAGCCCGAAATGCTCACCTTCCTCAACGTGTTCCGCAAGGTCGGCGGGGCATTCGATATCCACGACGACGGCATCCGCTTCTACCACCCGGGCGGGGACCTCAAACCCGTCATCATTGAAACGGATGTTCACCCCGGCTTCATGACGGACTGGCAGCAGCCGCTCGTCATCGCCCTCACGAAGGCGCACGGCACGTCGATCGTGCACGAAACCGTCTACGAGCAGCGCTTCGGTTTCGTCGACGCGCTCCAGGACATGGGCGCCACGATCCAGATTCACCGCGAGTGCCTCGGCGCGCACCCCTGCCGTTTCGGCCAGCGCAACTTCAACCACTCGGCCGTCATCACCGGCCCGACGAAACTCCACGGCGCCGACGTTGTGGTTCCCGACCTGCGCGGCGGTTTCAGTCACCTGATTGCGGCGCTCAGTGCCGACGGCACCTCGACGGTCAGCAACGTGGGAATCATCAGCCGTGGGTACGAGAATTTCATCGCCAAGCTGCGGCTTTTGGGGGCGGACTTCGATCTCGAAGGATAA
- the leuC gene encoding 3-isopropylmalate dehydratase large subunit, whose product MTTDTTTPTAAPRTLAEKVWDKHLVAKGEDGTPDLIYIDLHLLHEVTSPQAFDGLRLAGRPLRRPDLTIATEDHNTPTLAIDKPIVDLTSRTQIETLRRNCEEYGVRLHSLGDIEQGIVHVVGPQLGLTQPGITVVCGDSHTSTHGAFGAMALGIGTSEVEHVMATQTLPLNPFKTMAITVNGALRPGVTAKDIILAVIARIGTGGGAGYVLEYRGEAIRSLSMEGRMTVCNMSIEAGARAGMVAPDQTTYDYLKGRAHAPRGADWDAAVAYWDTLATDDGARFDAEVIVDASELEPFVTWGTNPGQGVSLSGSVPDPATIDDANERSAAERALEYMDLAAGTAMKDIRVDTVFLGSCTNSQVADLRAAADVIRGQRIAEGVRMLVVPGSARVRIEAEAEGLDKIFTDFGAEWRFAGCSMCLGMNPDQLAPGERCASTSNRNFEGRQGKGGRTHLVSPIVAAATAIRGTLSGPWDLAPHATSDGDK is encoded by the coding sequence ATGACGACAGACACCACAACACCTACCGCCGCCCCGCGGACCCTGGCCGAAAAGGTCTGGGACAAGCACCTCGTGGCCAAGGGCGAGGATGGCACGCCCGACCTGATCTACATCGACCTGCACCTGCTGCACGAGGTCACGAGTCCGCAAGCCTTTGATGGTCTGCGCCTCGCCGGCCGTCCGCTGCGACGCCCGGACCTGACGATTGCCACGGAGGACCACAACACTCCAACGCTCGCCATCGACAAGCCGATCGTCGACCTGACGAGCCGCACGCAGATCGAGACGCTGCGCCGCAACTGTGAGGAATACGGGGTTCGCCTGCACTCTCTGGGTGACATCGAACAGGGAATCGTGCACGTCGTCGGACCGCAGCTGGGACTGACCCAGCCCGGTATCACCGTGGTCTGCGGCGACTCGCATACCTCCACTCACGGCGCCTTCGGGGCGATGGCCCTCGGCATCGGTACGAGCGAGGTGGAGCACGTCATGGCCACCCAGACGCTGCCGCTCAACCCCTTCAAGACCATGGCCATCACCGTCAACGGCGCCCTGCGTCCCGGCGTCACCGCGAAAGACATCATCCTCGCCGTGATCGCGCGCATCGGAACCGGCGGAGGAGCCGGCTACGTTCTCGAATACCGTGGGGAGGCCATCCGCTCCCTCTCGATGGAAGGCCGGATGACGGTCTGCAACATGTCGATCGAGGCCGGCGCACGAGCCGGAATGGTCGCGCCCGACCAGACCACCTACGACTACCTCAAGGGCCGCGCGCACGCGCCGCGCGGCGCCGACTGGGACGCTGCGGTGGCGTACTGGGACACGCTCGCGACGGATGACGGTGCTCGCTTCGACGCGGAGGTCATCGTGGACGCCTCCGAGCTCGAACCCTTCGTGACCTGGGGCACGAACCCCGGCCAGGGAGTGTCGCTGAGCGGCTCCGTGCCTGACCCCGCCACGATCGATGACGCCAACGAGCGTTCAGCCGCCGAACGCGCCCTCGAATACATGGACCTCGCCGCCGGAACCGCCATGAAGGACATTCGCGTCGACACGGTGTTCCTCGGCTCCTGCACGAACAGCCAGGTCGCAGACCTCCGCGCCGCCGCGGACGTGATTCGCGGCCAGCGCATCGCCGAGGGCGTGCGGATGCTCGTGGTGCCGGGCTCTGCCCGGGTGCGCATCGAGGCCGAAGCCGAGGGCCTCGACAAGATCTTCACCGATTTCGGCGCCGAATGGCGCTTTGCCGGCTGCTCCATGTGCCTCGGGATGAACCCCGACCAGCTCGCCCCCGGCGAGCGGTGCGCTTCCACGAGCAATCGCAACTTCGAAGGCCGCCAGGGCAAGGGCGGTCGCACGCACCTCGTGTCGCCGATCGTGGCCGCAGCCACCGCGATTCGCGGTACGCTCTCCGGCCCCTGGGACCTCGCGCCGCACGCCACTTCGGATGGAGACAAGTAA
- the leuD gene encoding 3-isopropylmalate dehydratase small subunit gives MQKFTSVTGIAVPLRRSNVDTDQIIPAVYLKRVTRTGFEDALFAAWRSDPDFVLNQKPYAGGRVLVAGADFGIGSSREHAVWALRDYGFDVVLSPRFGDIFRGNAGKQGLLAGQITQEDAETLWRVIESDPGLELTVDLVSKTARVGDLTVSFVIDDYTRWRLLEGLDDIGLTLRDEARIAEFESGRQAWLPRTLPALSPQGR, from the coding sequence ATGCAAAAATTTACGAGCGTCACCGGCATTGCAGTTCCGCTGCGCCGTTCCAACGTCGACACCGATCAGATCATTCCAGCCGTCTACCTCAAGCGGGTAACGCGCACCGGATTTGAGGATGCCCTGTTCGCCGCCTGGCGTTCGGACCCCGACTTCGTGCTCAACCAGAAGCCGTATGCCGGCGGACGGGTTCTCGTGGCCGGAGCCGATTTCGGCATCGGATCCTCACGCGAGCACGCCGTCTGGGCGCTGCGTGACTACGGTTTCGACGTTGTCCTGAGCCCTCGGTTCGGCGACATCTTTCGCGGAAATGCCGGTAAGCAGGGTCTTCTCGCCGGCCAGATCACCCAGGAGGACGCCGAAACCCTCTGGAGGGTGATCGAGTCGGATCCCGGACTCGAGCTCACGGTGGACCTCGTGTCGAAGACCGCGCGTGTCGGCGATCTCACAGTCTCGTTCGTGATCGACGATTACACTAGATGGCGGCTGCTCGAAGGTCTCGATGACATCGGGTTGACCCTGCGCGATGAAGCGCGAATTGCAGAATTCGAATCGGGGCGCCAAGCGTGGTTGCCACGCACTCTCCCCGCACTCTCTCCCCAAGGCAGGTAA